One window of the Triticum dicoccoides isolate Atlit2015 ecotype Zavitan chromosome 3B, WEW_v2.0, whole genome shotgun sequence genome contains the following:
- the LOC119276780 gene encoding uncharacterized protein LOC119276780, with the protein MAPPRNHPGLLLCLLLLASTATLSAAVSAASYSSVCTKPGPADDRPTGGNETLSLTSFFQISTGYFSFSEGAHSLFSAAADDDPYGSYRSFSLFPHGASHTTDEDLVHLTATLTLTGPRVQTYRSRGGRENYTGSASVSFILDGFYSSASLELCMVGKGTELSVDGSPKHYPDVVLRLRVPDRPSLTDPFVTGSLQVSDFGAIQLFAYAEGDNYKYASEGAACSAPTPTQPARDSYHALGSGFAWCAHLKQQLVTSYRLEHGGAPLLRRMHVNQMQCTTDGAVRAYVVFSNDTGSTERRRFFNHRQHRFSVEEEAVVAEGRWDKVRGSLCLRACAVVRSASAPSVPAVREHECGTGMSFWFPAVWTMRDRSVVAGMLWNSTQTGTGSNDGVATASSIDVADDGFIDLTDDHRSSNPSDVKYSYNDTMVAEAKKHYYLKFKKEKIKGSRSFPGNYTYRDFEFRFIVQSSGSGEANPVTIGSVMVSGDRLAADDSFSQAAIVDTKQDLLNVSYDIGYYAPPDGWVRPKNGSYRYTHTRETRRRISAEGVYDPKRGILCMVGCRDHNGSTDCQVLVTVKFASLLRARGEGEGRGVISSLRDKSDRLFFDKSDIILYGMYSHQVSEAISRMDLEGIMLVASTTLSCVFTVLQILRTKKNPEAAPATSITMLAIVTLGYLTPLVLNFDTLFMSRRSRYSMYWMSDWREVNEVVMRAPTLLAFVLQLRLLQLVWSGRRRSADQSKSATPSPVVSERIVLQICLPLYVLGGALAAAVHVINVRAANEDPLVVRIGGEPATIWEDLVSYGGLILDGFLLPQIILNASLAGSGVRAISPWFYAGVTMTRVMPHVYDVVRRQIYEPSMGSSDLYASPRGDLFGVAWDIVIPCGAGVLAVLVFLQQRLGGSALLPSQRRRSGGYEMVSTI; encoded by the coding sequence atggcgccaccacggAACCATCCCGGCCTGCTCCTCTGCCTCCTTCTGCTCGCGTCCACCGCCACGCTCTCCGCCGCGGTCTCCGCCGCGTCCTACTCCTCCGTTTGCACCAAGCCCGGACCCGCTGACGACCGCCCCACCGGCGGCAACGAAACTCTCTCACTCACCAGCTTCTTTCAGATCTCCACCGGTTACTTCTCCTTCTCCGAGGGCGCGCACAGCTTGttctccgccgccgccgatgatgacCCCTACGGCAGCTATCGCTCGTTTTCCCTTTTCCCCCACGGCGCCTCCCACACCACCGACGAGGATCTCGTGCACCTCACTGCCACCCTCACCCTCACCGGCCCCCGCGTCCAGACCTACCGGAGCCGTGGAGGCCGCGAGAATTACACCGGCTCCGCGTCCGTCTCCTTCATCCTCGACGGCTTCTACTCCTCCGCCTCACTAGAACTTTGCATGGTCGGGAAGGGCACCGAGCTCTCCGTCGACGGCTCTCCCAAGCACTACCCCGACGTCGTCCTCCGCCTCCGCGTCCCCGATCGTCCCTCCCTCACCGATCCCTTCGTGACCGGCAGTCTACAGGTCTCCGACTTCGGGGCCATCCAGCTCTTCGCGTACGCCGAGGGCGACAACTACAAGTACGCCTCCGAGGGCGCGGCCTGCAGCGCACCGACGCCGACGCAGCCTGCCAGGGACTCGTACCATGCGCTCGGCAGCGGCTTCGCCTGGTGCGCCCATCTTAAACAACAGCTGGTGACCTCGTACAGGCTGGAGCACGGCGGCGCCCCGCTTCTGCGGCGGATGCACGTCAACCAGATGCAGTGCACCACGGACGGCGCCGTGCGCGCGTACGTGGTGTTCTCCAACGACACTGGGTCGACCGAGAGGCGCCGATTCTTCAACCACCGTCAACACCGCTTCTCGGTGGAGGAGGAGGCTGTCGTGGCCGAGGGGCGCTGGGACAAGGTTCGGGGCTCGCTCTGCCTCAGGGCGTGCGCGGTGGTGCGCTCGGCCTCGGCGCCGTCTGTCCCGGCGGTGAGAGAGCACGAGTGCGGGACAGGGATGAGCTTCTGGTTCCCGGCCGTGTGGACGATGCGGGACCGAAGCGTCGTGGCCGGGATGCTTTGGAACTCGACACAGACGGGTACTGGCAGCAACGATGGCGTGGCAACAGCGTCGAGCATCGACGTCGCCGACGACGGATTCATCGACCTCACCGACGACCACAGAAGCAGCAACCCCTCAGATGTGAAGTACAGCTACAACGACACGATGGTTGCCGAGGCGAAGAAGCATTACTACCTGAAATtcaagaaggagaagatcaaggggtCGCGCTCATTCCCGGGGAACTACACTTACCGTGACTTCGAGTTTCGCTTCATCGTGCAGAGCAGCGGGAGCGGAGAAGCCAACCCAGTCACAATTGGCTCGGTGATGGTCTCCGGGGATCGGCTGGCTGCCGACGATTCCTTCTCCCAGGCTGCGATAGTTGACACGAAGCAAGATCTGCTGAATGTCAGCTACGATATAGGCTATTATGCTCCACCTGATGGTTGGGTGCGCCCTAAGAATGGGTCGTACAGGTATACACATACCCGTGAGACACGTCGACGAATCTCAGCAGAGGGCGTGTATGATCCCAAGAGAGGCATCTTGTGCATGGTCGGCTGCCGAGATCACAACGGCTCGACGGACTGTCAGGTACTGGTAACCGTGAAGTTCGCCTCTCTGCTGCGTGCCAGGGGGGAGGGGGAAGGCAGGGGGGTAATCAGCAGCCTCAGAGACAAGTCCGATCGTCTTTTCTTCGACAAGAGCGACATCATTTTGTACGGGATGTACTCACACCAAGTGTCGGAGGCGATATCGAGGATGGacctggagggcatcatgctggtggCGTCCACGACGCTGTCGTGCGTCTTCACCGTCCTGCAGATCCTCCGCACCAAGAAGAACCCCGAGGCGGCTCCGGCGACGTCGATCACCATGCTCGCCATCGTCACCCTGGGGTACCTCACTCCTCTCGTGCTCAACTTCGACACCCTGTTCATGAGCAGGAGGAGCCGGTACTCCATGTACTGGATGAGCGACTGGCGCGAGGTGAACGAGGTGGTGATGAGGGCGCCAACGCTGCTCGCCTTCGTGCTGCAGCTGCGCCTCCTTCAGCTCGTGTGGTCCGGCCGCCGGAGGTCGGCGGACCAGAGCAAGTCCGCCACGCCGTCGCCCGTCGTGTCCGAGAGGATCGTGCTGCAGATATGCCTGCCGCTGTACGTGCTCGGAGGAGCCCTGGCCGCGGCCGTCCACGTGATCAACGTCCGCGCCGCGAACGAGGACCCGCTCGTGGTGCGCATCGGCGGAGAGCCGGCCACGATCTGGGAGGACCTTGTGTCGTACGGCGGTCTGATACTGGACGGCTTCCTGCTCCCCCAGATCATCCTGAACGCGTCCTTGGCGGGCTCCGGAGTGCGAGCGATCTCGCCGTGGTTCTACGCGGGGGTCACCATGACCCGGGTGATGCCTCACGTGTACGACGTGGTGAGGCGGCAGATCTACGAGCCGAGCATGGGCTCCTCCGACCTGTACGCCAGCCCTCGGGGCGACCTCTTCGGCGTCGCGTGGGACATCGTCATACCGTGCGGAGCGGGAGTGCTGGCCGTGCTGGTGTTCTTGCAGCAGCGGCTTGGAGGCAGCGCACTGCTTCCTTCACAGAGGAGGAGATCAGGTGGGTATGAGATGGTGTCCACCATCTAA